The sequence AAGTTCCCTGCGGGAGGCACAGCGCCGGCGGATGACggagctatttttttttcttataggttgtaaccgagtacagCACGTTGCAATATCTTTGAAGGTGTGCGATATTGAAATCGGGTTCCTGATCGGGTGGCGAGGAAATAACAGCCGACAGCCAGCTTTTCGCGTTCACGAGGTGGCACGGCCTCTCGCCATGTAATCGTGATAGTTGTTTTAGAAAATCACGttcgttgaagccatagcgctgataagacagggaccacataaagaggacgggacgtgcgctctttctgtggtccctgtcgtatcagcgctatggcttcaatgaacgtaacataCCAACTATAGCCCGAAAGTCTGTTCTTTTAGAAAATTACCTCACCACGTTTGTTACGTGCTATTCCGTATTGAAAACGAGCTTCAGGACCACTCATTTCATCGAACAACCTTCGGGCCCGGAGGATGTCTCGTGTGCACTCACGAAATAGAAGGCGGCTGCCGCCGCTCCGGCGACGCCGAAGACCAGTCCCACGGGGTTGAACCGCAGGTCGCCGAGCGCGTTCATCGACACACCGAGGGCAACGGGAAGCAGGGACAGGACGACCGCCCGGCGCTGCTTGCGGCCGAACACCGCGGTCTGCAACCACGCCGTCACCGGCAGGGACAGTAGTCTGGAGAAAAAGCAAAGATGTTTATAGGGATGAAGTCGTATAACCTATACGAAAAGTTACAGTTCCTTTGTAACGCTAAGCCTATCATCTCACTATAGGAAGAAGTTAAGGGCAAGACGGGGGCTTGAAGAGGTGAAACATTCATGAACACGCAGGATCGCTGGAGCcatcgtttcgacaagcggacttcaACGCTGCAACCGCAGCCTTattcaagaatttttcaccttTCATGTCCTCGCTAGACACTCGCGCCATACTCGCGCTTTTCAGCGGCGACCAATGTTGCCATGGAAACGTAGAGAGCGGAGGCAGGAATAGGTTCCGGAACTGGTTTACGTGACGTGTGCGCAAAGAACTACCGTTGTACAGTTACGCGGATCATTCCCTGTtacactggcagatttggcttggcTCGATTCAAGTGCTCGTGCCGGGATTTCGCCGGCCGCTCCAAACCTcccagtaacaaaaaaaaaatacgtatggcagctccactactgtgataCCTGAGGaggtgcgtagcacgggcacccggcggttcccgttcgtagagttctcactgctccgtttaccgctgtcgatgacgtcaatgtttgaggtaagcatgatGTAGGGTTtctccggcacgagtagaatcttgttagggagattcacaatctcggtgtgcgacatgtgcgctactttttgctgcgctttatcaacttcctgcttgttacggcagtcgATATTCGCGTGGTCTGCAGCGAGTTCCCCCAGGTTGTTTGCCCCCATTagatgtagcgacgcagcgccggcgaagcgtagggggaggggcattcgctcgctcggcgaggcggtggcgccctcttttgcgcgGTCCCGGAGTCAGCCGCAGGTTTCCGAAATGTTTTAGCGATAtttagttaattattgcgattacttcatAGTTCTgcaaattatattattttagaccttgttctgTCATTTAACTCGGTTTTGAGCCTAGCCTTGTTGTGGCCTGTACCGAaggctttactgtgagcgtgatcacgccacataaGATGCATGGATGGAAGACAAGCTACGGGGTTTTAAAGTGCTTCGCACTTTAAAACCCCGTAGGATTCTATTACATTACCTGAGCAGGATGCTCGTTCCGGCGGTGTTGAATTCTAGGGAGAGGTTCGGGAGCGCCATGAAGGCGCACAGGAGAAAGGCCAGCGTCCAGTGCTCGAACGAAGAGACCGGCGCACTCGTCGAAGACGAGGCCTTCGGGGCGAGGCCTTCGGAAGACGGCGTCAGCGGAGACCTGTATACGCGAGCGATATACGGGTCATTGATTTCTACGTATGTGCGGACTGTATGCAACATATCTCAGCCAGTGTACAAGACTGGCCTATTGGGGTAGCAAAGCCGCCTGTTCTGCACATTGTCGAATTCGCCATCTCGTCAGCTCTGATAGGCTGTCACATTGGAGGCATGCTACGGTGTCCGTCATTGGCTCAATATTCCATTACTACCGCTACTACCGCTACTACacctactactaccactactgctactactgctactgctacgactactacgacgacgacgacaactacTACTGTTGCTGCTACTACCATTACTACTGCTACTGCAACTGCTAATACTGCGACACCTACTGTTGACGTAAATGCTCTTGCTGTAATCTACTACAACTACTATTGCTGCGATTATGGTTGACGCCGATGGTTGTGATGTCTACTGCTACTAATACTATACTGCTACCACTACTGCTACAAGCGTACGTGCAACTACAGGAACTTCCACTACTTCTGCCAATACTGCAACTTCAATACTGGGACTGCTACTACCGCTGCTATGTACTACCTCTGGACGaaatttatctatctatctatctatctatctatctatctatctatctatctatctatctatctatctatctatctatctatctatctatctatctatctatctatctatctatctatctatctatctatctatctatctatctatctatctatctatctatctatctatctatctatctatctatctatctatctatctatctatctatctatctatctatctatctatctatctatctatctatctatctatctatctatctatctatctatctatctatctatctatctatctatctatctatctatctatctatctatctatctatctatctatctatctatctatctatctatctatctatctatctatctatctatctatctatctatctatctatctatctatctatctatctatctatctatctatctatctatctatctatctatctatccatctgtctgtctgtctgtctgtctgtctgtctgtctcggtTGCGCATGTGCCATTCCCGTACACGTAACATACGTCATGCGTACCACGTGACTCTGAAGACTGCGGCCGTGTGGAGCGCGGCCAGCGAGGCGGCCAGGTGGACCACAGTGAGCGTCAGGTTGGGAAGGCGCGCCCTGTCGTAGCTGAGCTTGCAGGAGACCACCACGGCCACGGCTAGGGACAGGTTGAGGGCCGAGACCAGGGGCACGGCCAGCGCCGATGCTCCACGGCATGTCGCGCAAACACGTCGCGACAGTGGCGCCACcagataccaccaccaccgcctCTGACTCCGAGGTCGTTGGGAGCTACACCGCCAGGGGCAAGTCGAGCCCTCCGACGGTGGTGTTGCCGAGTCGACGACGCCTCTCGGAAGGCTAGGCGTCGCGGTCAGGAGGCTCACCGATGCGCCGATGGCCTTCCCCACCGGATCCAGTAAGGGCAGGGTGGACTCGTCGGCTGGAAGGCCCATCTCTGCATAGTTTCGGAATGATCAGCACAATTCGTTGGAGGGCTACTTGGTGTGAATCCATAGTGTTTTTTAGCACAAAACGTCAGCACAAGACAGAAGACAGGACAAAGCGCTTTGTCCTGTCTCCTGTCTTGCGCTGTCGTTTTGcgcgaaaaaacaacaaaagattaTGGATTCGAAGTGATCGCACGTTCACTGATTGGTTCCCCCTCTGCCGCGTGTCAGATGATTCGCGTTTTGTCTGGCTCATCGTAAACACAAAAGAACCCAAAccacaggggcgtagcaagaCATCGTTTTCGGCGgagaaggcggggggggggggggcaggggcgtcAGCActttttatgcatgttcgtgcgtgtgtctgtacgtgtgcgtgtaaATATGCACATTcagaactgaaaaaaaattcggggggtaGGCTGGGGttggtcaatcaatcaatcaatcaatcaatcaatcaatcaatcaatcaatcaatcaatcaatcaatgaaagcCAAGGTTTTGACAAGGCGACTTGTTCTTCGCGAGAACGTATCTGACGAAGAACAAGTCTCTTTGCCGAAACGTCGCCTCCATGCGACACTCCTTTCCTTGTTCGACGACTTGTATTCTCATCAGTACTTGAATTCGCGCACACAAGAACACGCCGTGCGGACGCGCATATACCGTAACTCATCTTGACGTCGTCTCGGCCGCGTTCGAAGTCGCCTTCCGACTGCGACGCGACGCTCTCGGCGTCCGCCAGGCCGCTCGGTGACGACGCCCGCATAGGCGACGACGACGTCTGGTGGTGCACGTCTTCGGCGGCGAGTCGCCGCCGATGTtcccactgctgctgctgctgctgcatcggTGACGGCGGCTGCGGCTCGTGGTGTCGATGGCGTCGCATCGAATGCGTCTTCACCTGGTGCCACTGGAACGGCAGCTTCAGGAGGGTCGGCAGTGGTTCGTGCTCTGGCACGGACGCCTCCTGGCTGGGCGCGATCATACGCTTAGCTGCTCGTTTGGCCTAAGTTCTTTTCGTGTTCGCCTGTTAACTACGGCTCACGTGCGTCGTGAACGCCCGGTctatcttcttcgtcttcttcggaTCCAGCATGCCGACAGCGCGAGATGCGAGATGAATTGACGATGGTGtcggtgcacgttcaagaacacccgGACGGTCGAAAGTTTGGtagccctctgctacggcgtgcctaataatcatatctttttttttttttttttttggcacgtaaaaccagagACATTGGGCGGACGCTTATTTGGCCCGAGGACTCGCCAGCCAACGGCCACGCGGTGCATCCACGGTGGTGGTGATGACACAGGGCGTAGATGAGGATGCAGAGACAAAcgtatgataatgatgataatgtACGGATGAGGAAGATGTGCACAACAAGCACCCacaagattattattattattattattattattattattattattattattattattattattattagtagtagtagtagtagtagtagtagtagtagtagtagtagtagtagtagtagtagtagcagtagtagtagtgtgAATTGACGATGGCGACGACGAGTCCTCACTACGAATGAATAAAACGTCTTTATTCAATCGAGAATTTGACAGTACAACGCACGTGCTATTGCGTGGCACAATCgacttagaagaagaagaagcaggaaAGGTATTAAGATGGCTTATATTCTATTCTATTATTCTATTCTTAATATTCTTTGTTTCGTTCTTACTTCTTTCATCTTAAATAGACAAAATTTAAACTTTAATTTAagaattatattttaaaaactatccggttcttggccaatcaccCAGCgagggtgtgtgccagagtttcaaGGATCGATCTACTCTACTTCGAttcgtctttggcgaatgcataaaggaccacgCGATTCTTGTCGAAACCAGCTGGTTCGGAAGTCTGTGAAGAATATAGGCTAGGAATACAGGAGCTTGTTTATGAGTTTTACCTATCCTAAAATCTATACCGTAGTAAAGAGACTATGAAAACTGTACAAGCAGCCAATATatagggagtgagtgagtgaataaactttattacaagatccgggaagtttgtggtccgggctagaccgcacaggtagacacCAAGAGctccctatagcctccctggcctgctggatagcccatatTTGGTCTTC comes from Rhipicephalus sanguineus isolate Rsan-2018 chromosome 7, BIME_Rsan_1.4, whole genome shotgun sequence and encodes:
- the LOC119400024 gene encoding solute carrier family 35 member E3, encoding MGLPADESTLPLLDPVGKAIGASVSLLTATPSLPRGVVDSATPPSEGSTCPWRCSSQRPRSQRRWWWYLVAPLSRRVCATCRGASALAVPLVSALNLSLAVAVVVSCKLSYDRARLPNLTLTVVHLAASLAALHTAAVFRVTWSPLTPSSEGLAPKASSSTSAPVSSFEHWTLAFLLCAFMALPNLSLEFNTAGTSILLRLLSLPVTAWLQTAVFGRKQRRAVVLSLLPVALGVSMNALGDLRFNPVGLVFGVAGAAAAAFYFTLAAEQQRRVCLPPWQLLEAQLRRALPALALVAVLLEPPWRGPRGLLARQWHPRDAVLLVGSSLAGCLLTLTMQWLLGRTSALTYQVLGHVKMCATLIACAIVFDERLKPMQQAGVFLTLCGAVLYTAFKSRDQPASPASRSYHHHHHCNEAPIGSASAGVK